A stretch of DNA from Arthrobacter globiformis:
ACTGCGATGGCGTCGACCTCGTCGAGCGTCACGTCGGCCTCGGCGAGGGCGGCCTGCAGGGCAGGAACGAAGGCGTCCAGGTGGGCGCGCGAAGCAATTTCCGGGATGACTCCGCCAAACCGGACGTGCTCCTCCATGGACGAGGACACGGTATTGGTCAGGAGATCCGTGCCGCGGACGATGCCTACGCCCGTTTCGTCGCACGATGACTCAATGCCCAGTACTAGCGGCTGCGAGCGGTTCATTTCTGGTCTGCCTCCGTCGGAGCGGTCTCGCCGGCGCGGCCGGCTTCGTCAATCTGCACGGGCCGGGGTCCGGCGCCGGGCACGATGTCCTGGTGCAGGATCCCACTGTGGAGGGCGAGCACGTCCTCCAGCTGAAGCCGCATAATCAGGGCGTCCACGCCGTCGCGGTAGTACCTTTTCCGCACGTGGATCTGCTCGAAGCCGAAGCGGATGTACAGCTGCTGGGCGCGCGGGTTGTCGGCGCGGACCTCGAGCAGGATGTCGGCTGCGCCGCGGCGCTGCCCCTCGGCGATCAGGTCGGTGAGGAGTGCGGTGCCGATGCCCCTGCCCTCATATTCGGGGACGACGGCGATCGTCTGGACGTCGGCGATCGGTTCGACGCACATGAGTCCCGCATAGCCAACGATGCCCTCCGGCGCTTCCGCCACGAGATACCTGCGGGTCTCCGGCTGCATCAGTTCGTCCGTGAACATCTGCAGCGGCCACGCGTCCACCGGGAACAGCCGGACCTCCAGCTCGTGGACGGCAGGGATGTCGGCGGGAAGCATGTCGCGGATGGTCACGCCCGAGGCCAGCCGGCGGGGCAGGACGGGCGCGTTGCCGGGTGCCGGATTGCCGGGTGCCGGGTTGCCGGATGGTTCGGGCAGCAGGTTCACAGGGCACGCTTCCGGGGGCCGGGGACCTGGGCGTCGGATTCCCGCAGATAGAGGGGCGTGGAGTCCAGCAGCTGCTCGCCCGCTGCCAGCCTTGCCAGCGCAAACTGGCCCAGGAAAAGCGCGTCCGGCTGTTCTGTGCTGAAGTCCGGATCCGCGTGCACGTCGTCGGGGTAGAGCCCGGCGCCCGCGCCGTAGGCCGGCAGGTCGGGAAGGTCGGCGGCGAACCCCACGTGCGGACCGTCCGTGAGCTTTGGCAGCTGGCCGGCGGCCAGGGTGTAGCGGGCCCAGTAGACCTCTTTGCGCCGGGCGTCGGTGGCCACGAGGAACTCGGGCGGCGCCTCGGTGGATTCGGCCACTTCGAGGGCGACGGCGTCGAGGCTCATCATGCCGTGCAGCGGCGTGTTCCAGACGAAGGCCAGAGTGCGCGCCGTCGCGATGCCGGACCGGAGCCCGGTGAAGGGGCCGGGACCAACGCCCACAACGATCGCGTCAATGTCGGCTCCGGT
This window harbors:
- the tsaB gene encoding tRNA (adenosine(37)-N6)-threonylcarbamoyltransferase complex dimerization subunit type 1 TsaB produces the protein MLILAIDTSAVASAALVSDDALEGVVGNFSTEDTRSHAEVLAPGIERLLADAGVTGADIDAIVVGVGPGPFTGLRSGIATARTLAFVWNTPLHGMMSLDAVALEVAESTEAPPEFLVATDARRKEVYWARYTLAAGQLPKLTDGPHVGFAADLPDLPAYGAGAGLYPDDVHADPDFSTEQPDALFLGQFALARLAAGEQLLDSTPLYLRESDAQVPGPRKRAL
- the rimI gene encoding ribosomal protein S18-alanine N-acetyltransferase; the protein is MLPADIPAVHELEVRLFPVDAWPLQMFTDELMQPETRRYLVAEAPEGIVGYAGLMCVEPIADVQTIAVVPEYEGRGIGTALLTDLIAEGQRRGAADILLEVRADNPRAQQLYIRFGFEQIHVRKRYYRDGVDALIMRLQLEDVLALHSGILHQDIVPGAGPRPVQIDEAGRAGETAPTEADQK